The proteins below are encoded in one region of Mangifera indica cultivar Alphonso chromosome 7, CATAS_Mindica_2.1, whole genome shotgun sequence:
- the LOC123221331 gene encoding uncharacterized protein LOC123221331 isoform X3 — protein MVCSVGSGRMAVMARLLEAGRFLPNGGDGVSHQKLAAQNIYRELCQADEANLLDEEDMHVFGLKPMTDPLHLVCCNACKKPVKASHYAAHAELCRSLNATGEPMLDVYSGTGNRKPPRKERKKLLTAYANQATPVVEQERSESTDDDSSSLTVDIKRNSASVDTASVMVASRVSPENTDHSACVMPPPAKRSKMISDECLPLAGDPESACCVTKVTNSQGPHTYFPVPLATKIYYSQRNNRLKSALTHLYHEASSKEQGKDVVILQAPHQSTVSLQALAQGGSSQEQGAGVLSKKLESSVQTPDQILAQNSEVLLSKSGGCLPATNFSNQFQVDNVLRSQNTSVGLARSKYLSKAYALAGNTGKLLGNMQQPNGSVPVV, from the exons ATGGTATGCTCTGTAGGAAGTGGGAGAATGGCAGTAATGGCTAGACTTCTGGAAGCAGGAAGGTTCTTGCCGAATGGAGGAG ATGGGGTAAGCCATCAGAAATTAGCTGCTCAAAACATTTACAGAGAATTATGTCAGGCAGATGAAGCTAATTTGCTGGATGAAGAAG ATATGCATGTCTTTGGTCTGAAACCTATGACTGATCCTTTACATTTG GTATGTTGCAATGCTTGTAAGAAGCCAGTAAAGGCCAGTCATTATGCTGCTCATGCAG AACTTTGTAGGTCATTAAATGCTACTGGGGAACCTATGTTGGATGTATATAGTGGTACAGGGAATAGGAAACCTCCAAGGAAGGAGAGGAAGAAGTTACTTACAGCTTATGCTA ACCAAGCTACGCCAGTTGTGGAGCAAGAAAGGTCAGAGTCTACTGACGATGATTCTTCATCTTTGACTGTGGATATAAAAA GAAATTCTGCTAGTGTAGACACAGCTTCTGTGATGGTTGCTTCAAGAGTTAGTCCTGAGAATACAGATCACTCAGCCTGTGTGATGCCACCTCCAGCAAAACGCTCAAAAAT GATATCAGATGAGTGCCTACCACTAGCAGGTGATCCAGAGTCAGCTTGTTGCGTAACAAAAGTCACAAATTCTCAAGGCCCTCATACAT ATTTTCCAGTTCCTCTTGCCACCAAAATATATTACTCTCAAAGAAACAATCGTCTCAAGTCTGCACTTACTCATCTTTATCATGAGGCATCAAGTAAGGAACAGGGCAAAGATGTGGTGATCCTGCAAGCTCCACATCAAAGCACAGTGTCGTTACAGGCTTTAGCCCAAGGAGGTTCTTCACAAGAACAAGGGGCTGGCGTGCTCAGCAAGAAG CTGGAGTCCTCTGTGCAGACACCTGATCAGATTCTTGCACAAAATTCAGAAGTATTATTGAGTAAGTCAGGAGGGTGCCTTCCTGCTACCAACTTCTCCAATCAGTTCCAAGTTGATAACGTTCTAAGGTCACAGAATACTTCTGTTGGGTTGGCAAGAAGTAAATATCTCTCAAAGGCTTATGCTCTTGCAGGCAACACAG GAAAACTGCTGGGAAACATGCAGCAGCCTAATGGAAGTGTTCCTGTTGTATAG
- the LOC123221331 gene encoding uncharacterized protein LOC123221331 isoform X1: MVCSVGSGRMAVMARLLEAGRFLPNGGDGVSHQKLAAQNIYRELCQADEANLLDEEDMHVFGLKPMTDPLHLVCCNACKKPVKASHYAAHAELCRSLNATGEPMLDVYSGTGNRKPPRKERKKLLTAYANQATPVVEQERSESTDDDSSSLTVDIKRNSASVDTASVMVASRVSPENTDHSACVMPPPAKRSKMISDECLPLAGDPESACCVTKVTNSQGPHTCRNFLKQMTPRSDMSNDNLRKSPGQVHEQCMQMLDFPVPLATKIYYSQRNNRLKSALTHLYHEASSKEQGKDVVILQAPHQSTVSLQALAQGGSSQEQGAGVLSKKLESSVQTPDQILAQNSEVLLSKSGGCLPATNFSNQFQVDNVLRSQNTSVGLARSKYLSKAYALAGNTGKLLGNMQQPNGSVPVV; this comes from the exons ATGGTATGCTCTGTAGGAAGTGGGAGAATGGCAGTAATGGCTAGACTTCTGGAAGCAGGAAGGTTCTTGCCGAATGGAGGAG ATGGGGTAAGCCATCAGAAATTAGCTGCTCAAAACATTTACAGAGAATTATGTCAGGCAGATGAAGCTAATTTGCTGGATGAAGAAG ATATGCATGTCTTTGGTCTGAAACCTATGACTGATCCTTTACATTTG GTATGTTGCAATGCTTGTAAGAAGCCAGTAAAGGCCAGTCATTATGCTGCTCATGCAG AACTTTGTAGGTCATTAAATGCTACTGGGGAACCTATGTTGGATGTATATAGTGGTACAGGGAATAGGAAACCTCCAAGGAAGGAGAGGAAGAAGTTACTTACAGCTTATGCTA ACCAAGCTACGCCAGTTGTGGAGCAAGAAAGGTCAGAGTCTACTGACGATGATTCTTCATCTTTGACTGTGGATATAAAAA GAAATTCTGCTAGTGTAGACACAGCTTCTGTGATGGTTGCTTCAAGAGTTAGTCCTGAGAATACAGATCACTCAGCCTGTGTGATGCCACCTCCAGCAAAACGCTCAAAAAT GATATCAGATGAGTGCCTACCACTAGCAGGTGATCCAGAGTCAGCTTGTTGCGTAACAAAAGTCACAAATTCTCAAGGCCCTCATACAT GTAGAAATTTTCTGAAACAAATGACTCCTAGAAGTGACATGTCCAATGATAATCTTCGTAAAAGCCCTGGACAAGTCCATGAGCAGTGCATGCAGATGCTAG ATTTTCCAGTTCCTCTTGCCACCAAAATATATTACTCTCAAAGAAACAATCGTCTCAAGTCTGCACTTACTCATCTTTATCATGAGGCATCAAGTAAGGAACAGGGCAAAGATGTGGTGATCCTGCAAGCTCCACATCAAAGCACAGTGTCGTTACAGGCTTTAGCCCAAGGAGGTTCTTCACAAGAACAAGGGGCTGGCGTGCTCAGCAAGAAG CTGGAGTCCTCTGTGCAGACACCTGATCAGATTCTTGCACAAAATTCAGAAGTATTATTGAGTAAGTCAGGAGGGTGCCTTCCTGCTACCAACTTCTCCAATCAGTTCCAAGTTGATAACGTTCTAAGGTCACAGAATACTTCTGTTGGGTTGGCAAGAAGTAAATATCTCTCAAAGGCTTATGCTCTTGCAGGCAACACAG GAAAACTGCTGGGAAACATGCAGCAGCCTAATGGAAGTGTTCCTGTTGTATAG
- the LOC123221331 gene encoding uncharacterized protein LOC123221331 isoform X4 codes for MHVFGLKPMTDPLHLVCCNACKKPVKASHYAAHAELCRSLNATGEPMLDVYSGTGNRKPPRKERKKLLTAYANQATPVVEQERSESTDDDSSSLTVDIKRNSASVDTASVMVASRVSPENTDHSACVMPPPAKRSKMISDECLPLAGDPESACCVTKVTNSQGPHTCRNFLKQMTPRSDMSNDNLRKSPGQVHEQCMQMLDFPVPLATKIYYSQRNNRLKSALTHLYHEASSKEQGKDVVILQAPHQSTVSLQALAQGGSSQEQGAGVLSKKLESSVQTPDQILAQNSEVLLSKSGGCLPATNFSNQFQVDNVLRSQNTSVGLARSKYLSKAYALAGNTGKLLGNMQQPNGSVPVV; via the exons ATGCATGTCTTTGGTCTGAAACCTATGACTGATCCTTTACATTTG GTATGTTGCAATGCTTGTAAGAAGCCAGTAAAGGCCAGTCATTATGCTGCTCATGCAG AACTTTGTAGGTCATTAAATGCTACTGGGGAACCTATGTTGGATGTATATAGTGGTACAGGGAATAGGAAACCTCCAAGGAAGGAGAGGAAGAAGTTACTTACAGCTTATGCTA ACCAAGCTACGCCAGTTGTGGAGCAAGAAAGGTCAGAGTCTACTGACGATGATTCTTCATCTTTGACTGTGGATATAAAAA GAAATTCTGCTAGTGTAGACACAGCTTCTGTGATGGTTGCTTCAAGAGTTAGTCCTGAGAATACAGATCACTCAGCCTGTGTGATGCCACCTCCAGCAAAACGCTCAAAAAT GATATCAGATGAGTGCCTACCACTAGCAGGTGATCCAGAGTCAGCTTGTTGCGTAACAAAAGTCACAAATTCTCAAGGCCCTCATACAT GTAGAAATTTTCTGAAACAAATGACTCCTAGAAGTGACATGTCCAATGATAATCTTCGTAAAAGCCCTGGACAAGTCCATGAGCAGTGCATGCAGATGCTAG ATTTTCCAGTTCCTCTTGCCACCAAAATATATTACTCTCAAAGAAACAATCGTCTCAAGTCTGCACTTACTCATCTTTATCATGAGGCATCAAGTAAGGAACAGGGCAAAGATGTGGTGATCCTGCAAGCTCCACATCAAAGCACAGTGTCGTTACAGGCTTTAGCCCAAGGAGGTTCTTCACAAGAACAAGGGGCTGGCGTGCTCAGCAAGAAG CTGGAGTCCTCTGTGCAGACACCTGATCAGATTCTTGCACAAAATTCAGAAGTATTATTGAGTAAGTCAGGAGGGTGCCTTCCTGCTACCAACTTCTCCAATCAGTTCCAAGTTGATAACGTTCTAAGGTCACAGAATACTTCTGTTGGGTTGGCAAGAAGTAAATATCTCTCAAAGGCTTATGCTCTTGCAGGCAACACAG GAAAACTGCTGGGAAACATGCAGCAGCCTAATGGAAGTGTTCCTGTTGTATAG
- the LOC123221219 gene encoding tubby-like F-box protein 3 produces MIINRIVQDIMWPRSHSVVGDDADGGGSSSCCWANLPQELLREILLKIEASERAWPARRSVVACAGVCRSWRQITKEIVKVPEPSGYLTFPISVKQPGPRDFLLQCFIKRSRSTQTYHLYLSLTNALADDGKFLLAAHKFRRPTCTDYIISLHAHNMSKGSNTYIGKLRSNFLGTKFIVYDGQPPHAGAKMTRSRSTRLMNLKQVSPRVPHGNYPVAHISYELNVLGSRGPRRMLCNMDAISASSIRPGGVAPTQTEFSPCNVDSFPSIPLFRSKSNHLEKFLSGPLTSQKEGPLVLKNKAPRWHEQLQCWCLNFHGRVTVASVKNFQLVASPENGPALPEHDEIILQFGKVGKDLFTMDYRYPISAFQAFAICLSSFDTKIACE; encoded by the exons ATGATAATTAACAGAATAGTTCAAGATATTATGTGGCCCCGGTCCCACAGCGTGGTAGGGGACGACGCCGACGGTGGAGGTTCTAGCTCTTGCTGCTGGGCCAACCTGCCACAGGAGCTGCTCAGAGAGATTCTCCTTAAGATTGAGGCGTCCGAGAGAGCGTGGCCTGCTCGGAGAAGTGTAGTCGCCTGTGCCGGAGTTTGTAGAAGTTGGAGGCAGATCACTAAAGAAATTGTTAAAGTCCCTGAACCTTCTGGTTATTTGACTTTTCCCATCTCTGTCAAACAG CCCGGACCAAGGGATTTTCTCCTTCAGTGCTTTATAAAGCGCAGCAGGTCCACCCAAACATATCACCTTTACCTCAGTTTAACTAATG CACTGGCTGATGATGGAAAGTTTCTCCTTGCTGCCCACAAGTTTAGACGCCCCACCTGCACTGATTATATCATCTCTCTGCATGCCCACAATATGTCAAAGGGGAGCAATACTTATATTGGGAAACTGAG ATCAAACTTTTTAGGAACCAAATTTATAGTCTATGATGGGCAACCTCCTCATGCTGGAGCCAAGATGACAAGAAGTCGCTCCACTAGACTAATGAATTTGAAACAAGTTTCTCCGAGGGTCCCTCATGGCAACTATCCAGTTGCTCACATCTCATATGAATTGAATGTACTAGGTTCCAG GGGTCCCAGGAGAATGCTCTGTAACATGGATGCCATTTCTGCTTCTTCTATTCGACCAGGAGGAGTAGCCCCAACGCAGACAGAGTTCTCTCCATGCAATGTGGATTCCTTCCCATCAATCCCACTTTTCCGGTCAAAGTCAAACCACTTGGAGAAGTTCTTATCTGGACCTTTGACCAGTCAGAAAGAGGGACCACTGGTGTTAAAAAATAAGGCTCCGAGGTGGCATGAGCAGCTTCAGTGTTGGTGCTTGAATTTCCATGGACGAGTGACAGTTGCTTCAGTGAAAAACTTTCAGCTGGTAGCTTCTCCTGAAAATGGACCAGCATTGCCAGAACATGATGAAATCATCCTGCAGTTTGGAAAAGTGGGGAAGGATTTATTTACAATGGACTATCGTTACCCAATATCAGCATTTCAAGCATTTGCAATCTGCCTTAGCAGCTTTGATACTAAGATTGCTTGTGAATGA
- the LOC123221331 gene encoding uncharacterized protein LOC123221331 isoform X2, which translates to MAVMARLLEAGRFLPNGGDGVSHQKLAAQNIYRELCQADEANLLDEEDMHVFGLKPMTDPLHLVCCNACKKPVKASHYAAHAELCRSLNATGEPMLDVYSGTGNRKPPRKERKKLLTAYANQATPVVEQERSESTDDDSSSLTVDIKRNSASVDTASVMVASRVSPENTDHSACVMPPPAKRSKMISDECLPLAGDPESACCVTKVTNSQGPHTCRNFLKQMTPRSDMSNDNLRKSPGQVHEQCMQMLDFPVPLATKIYYSQRNNRLKSALTHLYHEASSKEQGKDVVILQAPHQSTVSLQALAQGGSSQEQGAGVLSKKLESSVQTPDQILAQNSEVLLSKSGGCLPATNFSNQFQVDNVLRSQNTSVGLARSKYLSKAYALAGNTGKLLGNMQQPNGSVPVV; encoded by the exons ATGGCAGTAATGGCTAGACTTCTGGAAGCAGGAAGGTTCTTGCCGAATGGAGGAG ATGGGGTAAGCCATCAGAAATTAGCTGCTCAAAACATTTACAGAGAATTATGTCAGGCAGATGAAGCTAATTTGCTGGATGAAGAAG ATATGCATGTCTTTGGTCTGAAACCTATGACTGATCCTTTACATTTG GTATGTTGCAATGCTTGTAAGAAGCCAGTAAAGGCCAGTCATTATGCTGCTCATGCAG AACTTTGTAGGTCATTAAATGCTACTGGGGAACCTATGTTGGATGTATATAGTGGTACAGGGAATAGGAAACCTCCAAGGAAGGAGAGGAAGAAGTTACTTACAGCTTATGCTA ACCAAGCTACGCCAGTTGTGGAGCAAGAAAGGTCAGAGTCTACTGACGATGATTCTTCATCTTTGACTGTGGATATAAAAA GAAATTCTGCTAGTGTAGACACAGCTTCTGTGATGGTTGCTTCAAGAGTTAGTCCTGAGAATACAGATCACTCAGCCTGTGTGATGCCACCTCCAGCAAAACGCTCAAAAAT GATATCAGATGAGTGCCTACCACTAGCAGGTGATCCAGAGTCAGCTTGTTGCGTAACAAAAGTCACAAATTCTCAAGGCCCTCATACAT GTAGAAATTTTCTGAAACAAATGACTCCTAGAAGTGACATGTCCAATGATAATCTTCGTAAAAGCCCTGGACAAGTCCATGAGCAGTGCATGCAGATGCTAG ATTTTCCAGTTCCTCTTGCCACCAAAATATATTACTCTCAAAGAAACAATCGTCTCAAGTCTGCACTTACTCATCTTTATCATGAGGCATCAAGTAAGGAACAGGGCAAAGATGTGGTGATCCTGCAAGCTCCACATCAAAGCACAGTGTCGTTACAGGCTTTAGCCCAAGGAGGTTCTTCACAAGAACAAGGGGCTGGCGTGCTCAGCAAGAAG CTGGAGTCCTCTGTGCAGACACCTGATCAGATTCTTGCACAAAATTCAGAAGTATTATTGAGTAAGTCAGGAGGGTGCCTTCCTGCTACCAACTTCTCCAATCAGTTCCAAGTTGATAACGTTCTAAGGTCACAGAATACTTCTGTTGGGTTGGCAAGAAGTAAATATCTCTCAAAGGCTTATGCTCTTGCAGGCAACACAG GAAAACTGCTGGGAAACATGCAGCAGCCTAATGGAAGTGTTCCTGTTGTATAG